In the Plectropomus leopardus isolate mb chromosome 5, YSFRI_Pleo_2.0, whole genome shotgun sequence genome, one interval contains:
- the LOC121943436 gene encoding THAP domain-containing protein 5-like — protein sequence MPKYCSVPNCKNDSGNNNDRKSFYKFPLQDPVRLQQWLRNMGRENWTPSRHQYICHEHFAPSCFKVRWGIRYLESDAVPTVFQQAEKRKAMDRSEKKPKRLRANSNQSAAVSDDRAGAADAVEMESALHTVHLYEITVDPSQQGETGLLESSDVGESECSLHADLNTLASVDTIETRANFPLTLFQTANDLSNSGELVVMSEGQDELLNRITAAILSQGHGLLMNDPTLTDAAAVAAEDVSDTTEESSGVPGGHETQVIAYFETIPNVFPSETSQFTFSPDTVLSSALSSKPITSTLPIVSKHVAPSPTSLVLTVERLDTDEGEGDDGKSEEDSIEWQDHQLEEHCYHKNSLSKEQLEAIVTELQKKVKVLQQRHRRHLEKLLGLENTVSQLRQSNLLNEERLQLLERAYIQTSATVPDAGETVAIIYEENDAAYLYTPFINADENL from the exons ATGCCCAAATACTGTTCGGTCCCAAACTGTAAGAATGACTCCGGAAACAACAACGACAGGAAGAGCTTCTACAA gtTTCCTCTCCAGGACCCGGTCCGGCTGCAGCAGTGGCTGAGGAACATGGGACGTGAGAACTGGACTCCCTCTCGACACCAGTATATTTGTCACGAGCATTTTGCACCTTCGTGCTTCAAGGTGCGGTGGGGGATCCGTTACCTGGAGAGCGACGCCGTGCCCACAGTCTTCCAGCAGGCCGAG AAACGGAAAGCGATGGATCGCAGTGAAAAGAAGCCAAAGCGGCTTCGAGCTAACAGTAATCAGAGCGCGGCAGTGTCCGATGACAGGGCGGGGGCTGCTGACGCTGTAGAGATGGAGAGTGCGTTGCACACGGTCCACCTGTATGAGATCACTGTGGACCCATCGCAGCAGGGAGAGACCGGCCTGCTGGAGTCAAGTGATGTTGGAGAATCTGAATGCTCTCTACACGCTGACCTGAACACGCTGGCATCTGTGGACACAATCGAAACGAGGGCGAATTTCCCTTTAACTTTATTCCAGACAGCAAACGATCTCAGTAACAGCGGGGAGCTGGTGGTGATGTCTGAGGGGCAAGATGAGCTCCTGAATAGAATCACTGCTGCTATTTTATCTCAGGGCCACGGGCTGCTCATGAATGACCCCACACTGACAGACGCAGCTGCTGTCGCTGCTGAAGATGTGAGTGACACCACAGAGGAGTCCTCAGGCGTCCCTGGAGGCCACGAAACTCAAGTCATCGCCTACTTCGAGACGATACCGAATGTCTTCCCCAGTGAAACCTCCCAGTTCACCTTCAGCCCGGATACAGTGCTGTCGTCAGCTCTGAGCTCCAAGCCCATCACCTCTACTCTGCCTATAGTGTCCAAACATGTGGCACCGTCTCCCACGTCCCTGGTCCTCACAGTGGAAAGACTGGACACAGatgagggagagggagatgaCGGGAAGTCGGAGGAGGACAGCATAGAGTGGCAGGATCACCAGCTGGAAGAACACTG CTACCATAAGAACAGTCTGAGTAAGGAGCAGCTGGAGGCGATAGTTACCGAGCTGCAGAAGAAGGTTAAAGTGTTGCAGCAGCGACATCGCCGACACCTGGAGAAACTGCTGGGCCTGGAGAACACGGTCAGCCAGCTGAGGCAGAGCAACCTGCTGAACGAGGAGCGACTGCAACTGCTCGAGAGG GCTTACATACAGACCAGTGCAACAGTACCAGATGCTGGTGAGACTGTGGCCATCATCTATGAAGAAAACGATGCTGCGTACTTGTATACTCCATTCATAAACGCAGATGAAAATCTGTGA
- the LOC121943448 gene encoding claudin-3-like, whose amino-acid sequence MSVGLELIGISLCILGWIIAIVACALPMWRVTAFIGSNIVTAQIIWEGLWMTCVVQSTGQMQCKVYDSMLALSQDLQAARALTVISILLAILAVLIAIAGAKCTNCIDDEASKAKVMIISGVFFIVSGVMQLIPVSWSANTIIRDFYNPLLTDAQRRELGAALYIGWAAAALLVLGGGLLCCSCPPRETRYNPSRMAYSAPRSAGGPGLERKDYV is encoded by the coding sequence ATGTCTGTGGGGCTGGAGTTGATAGGTATCTCCCTGTGCATTCTGGGATGGATTATTGCCATAGTGGCGTGTGCCCTTCCCATGTGGAGGGTGACGGCCTTCATCGGTAGCAACATCGTGACGGCTCAGATCATCTGGGAGGGCCTGTGGATGACTTGCGTGGTCCAGAGCACGGGCCAGATGCAGTGTAAGGTCTACGACTCCATGCTCGCCCTCTCCCAGGACCTCCAAGCTGCCCGCGCCCTCACCGTCATCTCAATCCTGTTAGCCATTCTGGCAGTGCTCATCGCCATCGCCGGCGCCAAGTGCACCAACTGCATCGACGATGAGGCATCCAAGGCCAAGGTGATGATCATCTCTGGGGTGTTCTTTATTGTTTCTGGGGTCATGCAGCTCATTCCAGTCTCCTGGTCAGCCAACACCATTATCAGGGACTTCTACAACCCTTTACTTACTGACGCTCAGCGGAGGGAGCTGGGGGCTGCGCTATACATCGGCTGGGCGGCTGCTGCCCTTCTGGTTCTTGGTGGTggactgctctgctgctcctgtcCGCCACGTGAGACCCGATACAACCCTTCACGAATGGCTTACTCTGCCCCACGGTCTGCAGGGGGCCCGGGGTTAGAAAGAAAAGACTATGTATGA
- the ppp5c gene encoding serine/threonine-protein phosphatase 5, with the protein MAHISEYGSEEKMAEGGNDAELLKEKANKYFKEKDYENAIKYYTEALEVNPSNAIYYSNRSLAYLRTECYGYALADATKALEIDKNYIKGYYRRATSNMALGKFKAALKDYETVVRVRPNDKDARMKYQECNKIVKQKAFERAIASDEIKKSVVDSLDIENMTIEDEYVGPKLEDGKVTLKFMKDMMDWFKDQKKLHRKCAYQILVQVKDVLSKLPSLVEITLKETEKITICGDTHGQYYDLLNIFNLNGLPSETNPYLFNGDFVDRGSFSLEVILTLFGFKLLYPDNFHLLRGNHETDNMNQMYGFEGEVKAKYTAQMFQLFSEVFQWLPLAQCINNKVLVMHGGLFSEDGVTLEDLRKIDRNRQPPDSGPMCDLLWSDPQPQNGRSISKRGVSCQFGPDVTERFLEQNNLDFIVRSHEVKAEGYEVTHSGKCITVFSAPNYCDQMGNKGAYIHLRGSDLKPEFHQFTAVPHPNVKPMAYANTLMQLGMM; encoded by the exons ATGGCGCACATATCGGAGTACGGCAGTGAGGAGAAGATGGCGGAGGGAGGTAATGATGCAGAGCTGCTGAAGGAGAAGGCGAATAAGTACTTCAAAG aaaaagacTATGAAAATGCAATCAAGTACTACACAGAGGCCTTGGAGGTCAATCCATCCAATGCCATCTACTACAGCAACCGAAGCCTGGCATACCTACGCACCGAGTGCTATGGCTATGCCCTGGCTGATGCTACGAAGGCCCTGGAGATAGACAAAAACTACATAAAGGGGTATTACCGCCGGGCCACCTCCAACATGGCACTGGGCAAGTTCAAGGCTGCACTTAAGGACTATGAGACG GTAGTGAGAGTTCGACCGAATGACAAGGATGCAAGGATGAAGTATCAGGAATGTAACAAGATTGTGAAGCAGAAGGCTTTTGAGAGAGCCATCGCCAGTGatgagattaaaaaatctgttgtcGACTCTCTGGACATCGAAAACATGA CGATTGAGGATGAGTATGTCGGCCCCAAACTTGAAGACGGGAAGGTCACATTAAAGTTCATGAAGGACATGATGGACTGGTTCAAAGACCAGAAGAAATTGCACAGAAAGTGTGCTTATCAG attttggtgCAAGTTAAAGATGTTCTATCAAAGCTACCGAGTCTTGTTGAGATCACATTAAAAGAG acagaaaaaataacaatttgtgGTGACACCCACGGCCAGTACTACGATCTCCTCAACATCTTCAACTTGAACGGCTTACCCTCAGAGACCAACCCCTAT CTGTTCAATGGAGACTTTGTGGATCGCGGCTCGTTCTCTCTCGAGGTCATTCTTACCCTCTTCGGCTTCAAGCTGCTCTATCCCGACAACTTCCACTTGCTAAGGG GGAACCACGAGACAGACAACATGAACCAGATGTATGGCTTTGAAGGGGAGGTCAAAGCCAAGTACACGGCCCAGATGTTCCAGCTGTTCAGCGAGGTCTTCCAGTGGCTGCCTCTAGCACAGTGTATCAACAACAAAGTACTG GTTATGCACGGTGGACTGTTCAGTGAAGATGGTGTCACATTGGAAGACCTCAGGAAGATTGACAGGAACAGACAGCCCCCGGACTCAG GTCCCATGTGTGACCTCCTCTGGTCAGATCCACAGCCTCAG AACGGCCGGTCAATCAGCAAGCGAGGAGTGAGCTGTCAGTTCGGGCCGGATGTGACGGAGCGCTTCCTGGAACAGAATAATCTGGATTTCATTGTGCGTAGTCATGAGGTCAAAGCTGAGGGTTACGAGGTCACTCACTCAGGGAAGTGCATCACCGTGTTCTCAGCACCCAACTACTG TGATCAGATGGGAAACAAAGGCGCTTACATCCACCTCAGGGGATCAGACCTCAAGCCAGAATTTCACCAGTTCACTGCTGTG ccTCATCCGAATGTCAAGCCCATGGCGTATGCCAACACGCTAATGCAGTTGGGGATGATGTAG